A genome region from Cucurbita pepo subsp. pepo cultivar mu-cu-16 chromosome LG02, ASM280686v2, whole genome shotgun sequence includes the following:
- the LOC111788828 gene encoding galactan beta-1,4-galactosyltransferase GALS1 — MRKDGPATSIGDAQVGKLFTCFETKPLVATCLALTLVMFLWNLPPYYQNLLFTTARSCSAPTNTTDAALANLTIPPNTSLPFTASAAAKKYSTTLPTDPNNRIFQPFGNAAALFVLMGAYRGGPRTFAVVGLASKPIHVYGHPWYKCEWIFNNGSSIRAKAYKILPDWGYGRVYTVVVVNCTFPLNPNHDNSGGKLTVNAYYGQSQKKYEKFTALEELPGSYNASKFRPPYDYEYLYCGSSLYGNLSAARIREWMAYHAWFFGSKSHFVFHDAGGVSPEVRAVLEPWVRAGRVTIQDIRAQSEYDGYYYNQFLVVNDCLHRYRHAANWTFYFDVDEYIYLPEGSSLESVLEEFSVYTQFTIEQNPMSSMLCLNDSAQNYSRKWGFEKLLFKDIKSGIWRDRKYAIQAKNAYATGVHMSENVIGNTTHKTESKIRYYHYHNSIMVRGELCREFLPNSAIHNVTIFNQAPFVYDDKMKKLADTIKEFERHAIGTANAKLFS, encoded by the exons ATGAGGAAAGACGGTCCGGCTACCTCCATCGGCGACGCCCAAGTCGGCAAACTCTTCACCTGCTTCGAGACCAAGCCTCTGGTCGCCACATGTCTCGCCCTCACTCTTGTCATGTTCCTCTGGAATCTTCCTCCTTACTACCAGAATCTCCTCTTCACCACCGCCCGCTCCTGCTCCGCCCCCACCAACACCACCGACGCTGCCCTCGCCAATCTCACCATTCCTCCCAATACCTCTCTCCCCTTTACCGCATCTGCCGCTGCCAAAAAGTACTCCACCACCCTCCCAACCGATCCCAACAACCGAATTTTCCAGCCATTTGGTAATGCCGCGGCTCTATTCGTTTTAATGGGAGCCTATAGAGGCGGACCACGCACTTTTGCCGTCGTCGGCCTTGCTTCCAAACCCATTCACGTCTACGGCCATCCTTGGTACAAATGCGAGTGGATCTTCAACAATGGATCTTCCATCAGGGCCAAGGCCTACAAGATTCTTCCCGATTGGGGCTATGGCCGTGTCTACACCGTCGTCGTCGTCAATTGCACTTTTCCCCTCAATCCCAATCACGACAATTCGGGTGGAAAGCTTACGGTTAATGCCTACTACGGTCAGTCCCAGAAAAAGTACGAAAAGTTCACTGCTCTTGAGGAATTGCCAGGCTCTTACAACGCCTCCAAGTTCCGTCCTCCTTATGACTACGAATATTTGTACTGCGGTTCGTCTCTCTACGGGAACCTCAGTGCCGCCAGGATCAGAGAATGGATGGCATACCATGCCTGGTTCTTCGGGTCTAAATCCCATTTTGTGTTTCACGACGCCGGCGGGGTGTCCCCAGAGGTCAGGGCTGTCCTCGAGCCGTGGGTGCGAGCTGGAAGGGTGACAATTCAGGACATCAGAGCACAGTCAGAGTACGATGGGTATTACTATAATCAGTTTCTGGTAGTGAACGACTGCCTCCACCGGTACCGACACGCGGCAAACTGGACATTTTATTTCGATGTGGACGAGTACATATATTTGCCCGAGGGGAGTAGCTTGGAGTCCGTGTTGGAAGAGTTTTCCGTATATACTCAATTTACAATCGAGCAGAACCCGATGTCCAGTATGCTGTGTTTGAACGATTCGGCTCAAAATTACTCCAG GAAATGGGGGTTTGAAAAGCTGCTGTTTAAAGACATAAAGTCTGGAATCTGGAGAGACCGGAAGTACGCGATACAAGCCAAGAACGCGTATGCTACGGGGGTACACATGTCGGAAAATGTGATTGGAAATACGACGCACAAAACAGAGTCCAAGATTAGATACTATCATTACCACAACTCCATCATGGTGAGAGGGGAACTGTGCAGGGAATTCCTCCCCAACTCCGCCATTCATAACGTCACAATCTTCAACCAAGCCCCTTTTGTGTACGACGACAAGATGAAGAAGCTTGCTGACACCATTAAGGAGTTCGAGCGCCACGCCATCGGTACTGCTAATGCGAAGCTCTTCTCCTGA
- the LOC111788827 gene encoding uncharacterized protein LOC111788827, with protein MGACLSDCLNHPKPSSVSPPPPTAKVISLQGHLREYPVPISVSRVLQTENSSSSLSDSFLCNSDRLYYDDFIPPLPLDEQLLPNQIYFLLPSSNLHHRLSASQMAALAVKASLALQNASPNDRRKKGRVSPLLNLSDSDHIISKEPSKKNAAADTSASPSVRKLQRLTSRRAKMAVRSFKLKLSTIYEGAVL; from the coding sequence ATGGGTGCCTGTTTATCCGACTGCCTCAATCATCCCAAACCCTCTTCTGTTTCTCCACCTCCTCCCACCGCCAAAGTGATCTCTTTGCAAGGCCATCTCCGCGAATACCCTGTTCCCATCTCCGTCTCCCGCGTTCTCCAGACCGAAaactcctcttcttctctttccgaCTCCTTTCTTTGCAACTCCGACCGCTTATACTACGATGACTTCATCCCCCCTTTGCCTCTCGATGaacaacttctccctaatcaGATCTATTTCCTCCTTCCTTCCTCCAACCTCCACCACCGATTGAGCGCCTCCCAAATGGCTGCCTTGGCTGTCAAAGCCAGCCTCGCCCTCCAAAATGCCTCCCCCAACGATCGCCGTAAAAAGGGTCGTGTTTCTCCCCTCCTCAACCTCTCGGATTCCGACCACATCATCTCCAAGGAGCCCTCCAAAAAGAACGCCGCCGCGGATACCTCTGCCTCACCCTCCGTTAGAAAATTGCAGAGATTGACGTCCAGAAGAGCAAAAATGGCTGTTCGTTCCTTTAAACTCAAATTGAGCACCATCTATGAAGGCGCCGTTCTGTAG
- the LOC111789164 gene encoding squamosa promoter-binding-like protein 14 yields the protein MDDLGAQVVPPVFIHQTFPTHYTGLPSTSNKRPLSYHNHLHHYSHTWNPKTWDWDTDTFLIKPSDPALLHSDALSSKPHFLPATPLPSTSNNNTLHLQDDQTLRLNLGPAPNFNCVEQPLSKPPKKLRPDPGSPAAATYPMCQVDNCKEDLSNAKDYHRRHKVCQLHSKSTKALVANLMQRFCQQCSRFHPLSEFDDGKRSCRRRLAGHNWRRRKTQPEDVTSRLTPPGSRGPPSGGKLDIFSLLAVLARAQGKNEGQSVESLLSANSDQLIQTLTKVNSLPLPAEFAAKVPNLENFMGEASPGSSLQHQNKFNRNPSSSSTMDLLTVLSATLVASAPDALAMLSQKSSPSSASEKTRSSCPSGSDLQNRPLEFPSVGGERSSTSYQSPVEESDGQVQGSRVGLPLQLFSSSPEHDTPLNLTASRKYFSSDSSNPIEERSPSSSPPLLQKLFPVQRSEETSSNRKIPIRKEVSGIVEVPKPPSSAMPFELFRESDRGGGPNLLHTVPYQAGYTSSGSDHSPSNLNSDAQDRTGRISFKLFDKDPSQFPGTLRTQIYNWLSNCPSEMESYIRPGCVVLSIYMSMSSIAWEQLEENLVLHVKSLVHGENLEFWRSGRFLVYSGRQLASHKDGKIRLNKSSKAWSNPELISVSPLAVVSGQKTSFLLRGRNLKNPCTKIHCTFMGGYISKEVMGLSRQGTYDEIHSGNYKIGDASPSTLGRCFIEVENGFRGNSFPVIIADSAICKELRHLESVFDEFRVTDISSESHSCVPSQLRLKDETLQFLNELGWLFQRERSSSKLDNPIFLIRRFKFLLTFSVERDFCALLKTLLDILVKKCLITNGLSMKSLEMISEVQLLNRAVKRRCRPMVDLLVHYYVSGFGDEEKKYLFPPNVIGPGRITPMHLAASMADSDDMVDALTNDPLEIGLNCWSSQVDASGKSARGYALMRGNHSCNELVDRKLGDRKKGEVSVRVGNEIEEVGVSSSERSRVQGRCCSRCAVVAGRCYKRVPGSGTHRLLHRPYIHSMLAIGAVCVCVCLFLRGSPDIGLVAPFKWENLRYGTI from the exons ATGGACGACCTCGGCGCCCAAGTTGTTCCTCCTGTTTTCATCCACCAAACCTTCCCCACTCACTACACTGGTTTGCCTTCCACCTCCAACAAGCGCCCTTTATCTTATCACAATCACCTCCACCACTACTCCCATACTTGGAACCCTAAAACTTGGGATTGGGATACCGATACGTTCCTCATCAAACCCTCCGACCCTGCGCTACTCCACTCCGATGCTCTCTCATCCAAACCCCACTTCCTTCCTGCTACTCCTCTTCCTTCCACCTCAAACAACAACACTCTCCACCTCCAGGATGATCAGACTCTTCGCCTTAATCTTGGTCCTGCTCCCAATTTCAATTGCGTTGAGCAGCCGCTCTCCAAACCCCCCAAAAAGCTCCGCCCTGACCCTGGATCTCCCGCCGCTGCCACCTACCCTATGTGTCAGGTCGATAATTGTAAGGAAGATCTCTCTAATGCCAAAGACTATCACCGCAGACATAAAGTTTGCCAGCTCCATAGCAAATCCACCAAAGCCCTAGTTGCTAATCTGATGCAGAGGTTCTGCCAGCAGTGCAGcag ATTTCATCCACTTTCGGAATTCGATGATGGGAAAAGAAGCTGTAGAAGGAGACTTGCGGGGCATAACTGGCGTAGAAGGAAGACGCAGCCCGAGGATGTAACCTCAAGGCTGACACCGCCAGGAAGTAGAGGACCCCCAAGCGGTGGGAAGTTGGACATCTTCAGTCTATTGGCTGTTCTAGCTCGGGCTCAAG GAAAAAACGAAGGCCAGAGTGTAGAAAGCTTGCTGTCAGCTAATAGTGACCAACTCATTCAGACCCTCACTAAGGTCAATTCACTTCCTTTACCAGCAGAGTTTGCAGCAAAGGTGCCCAATTTAGAGAATTTTATGGGGGAGGCTTCTCCAGGAAGTTCTTTACAGCAccaaaacaaattcaatagaaatccatcttcttcttcgaccATGGACTTGCTCACTGTACTTTCAGCAACTTTAGTGGCATCAGCTCCAGATGCTCTGGCAATGCTGTCGCAGAAGAGCAGTCCGAGTAGTGCTAGCGAAAAAACAAGGTCATCGTGCCCCTCTGGTTCTGATCTCCAGAATAGGCCTCTGGAATTTCCTTCAGttggaggagaaagaagcagTACCAGTTACCAGTCTCCCGTGGAAGAATCAGATGGACAAGTTCAAGGATCTCGAGTTGGTTTGCCACTTCAGCTGTTTAGCTCTTCGCCTGAACATGATACCCCACTGAACTTGACGGCTTCTAGAAAGTACTTTTCTTCTGATAGCAGTAATCCTATTGAAGAGAGGTCTCCATCATCCTCACCTCCTCTCCTGCAGAAGTTGTTTCCCGTGCAAAGATCAGAAGAAACTTCCAGTAATAGGAAAATACCAATCAGAAAAGAAGTTAGTGGAATTGTTGAGGTCCCAAAGCCTCCTAGTAGCGCCATGCCCTTTGAACTCTTTAGAGAGTCAGATAGAGGAGGCGGCCCAAATTTGCTTCATACTGTTCCTTATCAGGCTGGCTATACTTCTTCGGGGTCTGATCATTCACcttctaatttaaattctgATGCTCAG GATCGCACTGGAAGGATAAGTTTTAAACTCTTCGACAAGGATCCCAGTCAGTTTCCAGGGACATTGCGGACACAA ATATACAATTGGCTGTCTAATTGTCCATCTGAAATGGAAAGCTACATACGGCCTGGTTGTGTGGTTCTATCGATTTATATGTCTATGTCATCCATTGCATGGGAACAG CTTGAAGAAAATTTGGTTTTGCATGTTAAATCTTTGGTTCATGGCGAAAATCTTGAATTTTGGAGAAGTGGAAGATTTTTAGTCTACTCTGGGAGGCAACTAGCGTCGCACAAGGATG GGAAGATTCGTCTGAACAAATCCTCAAAAGCATGGAGTAACCCGGAGTTAATCTCGGTGTCACCTTTGGCTGTTGTGAGTGGACAAAAGACATCCTTTCTATTACGGGgaaggaatttgaaaaatcCTTGCACCAA GATTCATTGCACATTTATGGGTGGCTACATATCCAAAGAAGTAATGGGATTAAGTAGGCAGGGAACATACGATGAGATACACTCTGGTAATTACAAAATTGGGGATGCATCACCGTCCACTCTTGGTCGTTGTTTCATTGAG GTGGAAAATGGTTTTAGAGGAAATAGTTTCCCCGTTATTATAGCTGATTCTGCCATCTGTAAGGAATTGAGGCATCTTGAGTCCGTGTTTGATGAGTTTAGAGTAACTGATATCAGTTCCGAAAGCCATTCATGTGTTCCTTCGCAGCTGAGGCTAAAGGATGAAACTTTGCAGTTCTTAAATGAACTTGGATGGCTATTCCAAAGGGAAAGGTCGTCTTCCAAGCTAGATAATCCAATTTTTCTAATCAGGCggttcaaatttttactcACGTTCTCAGTAGAGAGGGACTTCTGTGCGCTACTTAAAACACTTCTTGACATTCTGGTAAAAAAATGCTTGATCACAAATGGACTATCAATGAAATCTTTGGAAATGATATCTGAGGTTCAGCTTTTGAACCGGGCAGTGAAAAGGAGGTGCAGGCCGATGGTTGATTTACTCGTCCATTATTATGTATCTGGCTTCGGTGATGAAGAGAAAAAGTACCTCTTTCCACCAAATGTTATTGGTCCTGGTCGTATTACGCCTATGCATTTGGCAGCTTCAATGGCAGATTCAGATGATATGGTTGATGCTCTGACAAATGACCCGCTGGAG attggattgaattgcTGGAGTTCCCAAGTAGATGCAAGCGGAAAGTCAGCACGGGGTTATGCGTTGATGAGGGGAAATCACTCTTGTAACGAGCTGGTGGATCGAAAACTTGGTGACAGAAAGAAGGGTGAAGTGTCAGTGAGAGTTGGGAATGAGATAGAGGAAGTAGGGGTGTCAAGTAGTGAGCGGAGCAGGGTGCAAGGAAGATGTTGCTCTAGGTGTGCAGTTGTTGCAGGAAGGTGCTACAAGAGGGTTCCTGGGAGTGGGACACACCGGTTGCTTCATCGGCCCTATATCCATTCAATGCTTGCTATAGGTGCTGTGTGTGTTTGCGTGTGCCTATTCTTGCGGGGTTCCCCAGACATTGGCTTAGTAGCACCCTTCAAATGGGAGAACTTGAGGTATGGGACAATTTAG